A window from Cryobacterium sp. PAMC25264 encodes these proteins:
- a CDS encoding histidine phosphatase family protein produces MLTIDPLPHRPAPDNPSGKLILLRHGETEWSKSGKHTGLTDVPLTARGEDLARGAGRLVADYDFTLVLTSPLQRARQTAELAGLDAEVDPFLVEWDYGGYEGRTTREIRKELGYNWSAFTHGVIRGETPGETVEEVAARASRVLTRVLPAMEKGDVALIAHGHFLRILTAVYLRLAPRFGAQITLDAGSVSVLSYYREQPAILSWNYGAELPMEPSES; encoded by the coding sequence ATGCTCACAATCGATCCGCTGCCCCACCGCCCCGCCCCGGATAACCCCTCCGGCAAGCTGATTCTTCTGCGTCATGGTGAGACGGAGTGGTCGAAGAGTGGCAAGCACACGGGCCTCACGGATGTTCCGCTCACTGCCAGAGGCGAGGACCTCGCTCGCGGTGCGGGCCGGTTGGTGGCCGATTACGATTTCACGCTCGTGCTGACCTCGCCCCTCCAGCGCGCGCGACAGACTGCAGAGCTCGCAGGCCTGGACGCCGAGGTCGACCCGTTCCTCGTGGAGTGGGACTACGGCGGGTACGAGGGACGCACGACGCGCGAGATCCGTAAGGAACTCGGCTACAACTGGAGCGCCTTCACCCACGGCGTGATTCGTGGAGAGACGCCCGGCGAAACGGTCGAAGAGGTCGCCGCCCGCGCATCCCGGGTGCTCACGCGGGTGCTGCCGGCGATGGAAAAGGGAGATGTCGCCCTGATCGCGCACGGCCACTTCCTGCGCATCCTGACCGCCGTGTACCTGAGGCTCGCCCCTCGCTTCGGCGCTCAAATCACCCTCGACGCCGGATCGGTCTCCGTGCTCAGCTACTACCGCGAGCAGCCGGCCATCCTGTCGTGGAACTACGGAGCCGAACTGCCCATGGAGCCCTCGGAGTCGTAA
- a CDS encoding sodium:alanine symporter family protein, which translates to MDSVNEWLLTWGDNLWTWIVLPVVVGLGIYFTVRSGVVQLRLIPEMFRTLTNKTPQTESGEPQSISAFQAFTISAASRVGVGNIAGVGTAIAVGGPGAVFWMWMMAFVGGASSFIESSLAQLFKVRDSEGFRGGPAYYMERGLKARWLGVWFAVILIICFPFAFSSLQANTISATVTASIGGDVPWLPWAIGGGIAVLTGLVVFGGVRRIAHVTQVLVPIMALAYLLLGLVVVALHLDRIGPVFAEIFTSAWGFNEVIGAAFGYIILTGVKRGMFSNEAGLGSAPNAAASAAVTHPVKQGLVQTLGVYFDTFLVCSITAFIILVSVPDLAGAERGIGLTQGALVDTLGAWSNIALSVIIFLLAFSSILGNYYYGQSNIQFITKRRGVLTAYRVLVVGAVLVGSVAGADLIWNFADGVMGLMALTNLIAIGLLSGIAFRLLKDYSSQRRAGRDPVFTRALLPDVAGIECWEDEFSVTGPIRVQPTGQTTKGRDGIRTPR; encoded by the coding sequence ATGGATTCTGTGAACGAGTGGTTGCTGACCTGGGGTGACAATCTGTGGACGTGGATCGTGTTGCCTGTCGTGGTGGGTCTGGGGATCTACTTCACAGTGCGCTCCGGTGTGGTGCAGCTGCGCCTGATCCCGGAGATGTTCCGCACACTGACCAACAAGACGCCCCAGACTGAATCGGGGGAGCCGCAGTCGATCTCGGCCTTCCAGGCGTTCACGATCTCGGCGGCGTCCCGCGTGGGAGTGGGCAATATCGCCGGGGTAGGCACGGCGATCGCGGTCGGCGGACCGGGAGCGGTGTTCTGGATGTGGATGATGGCGTTCGTCGGTGGAGCGTCGAGCTTCATCGAATCCTCGCTGGCGCAGCTCTTCAAGGTGCGGGACTCCGAGGGTTTTCGCGGCGGTCCCGCGTATTACATGGAGCGTGGACTCAAGGCTCGCTGGTTGGGCGTGTGGTTCGCCGTCATCCTCATCATCTGCTTCCCGTTCGCGTTCAGCTCGTTGCAGGCCAACACGATCTCGGCAACGGTGACCGCGAGCATCGGCGGGGATGTCCCGTGGCTGCCGTGGGCCATCGGCGGGGGCATCGCGGTGCTGACCGGCCTCGTCGTCTTCGGCGGCGTGCGCCGTATCGCGCACGTCACCCAGGTTCTCGTGCCCATCATGGCGCTGGCCTACCTCCTGCTCGGACTCGTGGTGGTTGCCCTGCACCTTGACCGGATCGGCCCGGTCTTCGCCGAGATCTTCACATCAGCGTGGGGGTTCAACGAGGTCATCGGTGCCGCGTTCGGGTACATCATTCTCACCGGCGTCAAGCGCGGCATGTTCTCCAATGAGGCCGGTCTGGGGTCGGCACCGAACGCGGCGGCCAGCGCCGCGGTCACGCATCCGGTCAAGCAGGGACTCGTGCAGACCCTCGGGGTCTACTTCGACACCTTCCTGGTGTGCTCCATCACGGCCTTCATCATCCTGGTTTCCGTGCCCGACCTGGCGGGAGCAGAACGCGGGATCGGGCTGACGCAGGGCGCTCTGGTGGACACCCTGGGCGCGTGGTCGAACATCGCGCTGAGCGTGATCATCTTCCTGCTGGCGTTCTCCTCGATCCTGGGCAACTACTACTACGGCCAGTCGAACATCCAGTTCATCACCAAGCGTCGCGGAGTCCTCACCGCGTACCGGGTACTCGTCGTGGGGGCCGTGCTCGTGGGATCGGTGGCCGGCGCCGACCTGATCTGGAACTTCGCAGACGGCGTGATGGGGCTCATGGCACTCACCAACCTCATCGCCATCGGGCTGCTCTCCGGCATCGCGTTCCGGCTACTCAAGGACTACAGCAGCCAGCGACGCGCGGGCCGGGATCCCGTGTTCACCCGTGCGCTTCTGCCCGACGTGGCCGGCATCGAGTGCTGGGAGGACGAATTCAGCGTCACCGGTCCGATCCGCGTGCAGCCGACCGGTCAGACCACCAAGGGCCGCGACGGCATCCGCACCCCGCGATAG
- a CDS encoding carbohydrate ABC transporter permease, producing MMTLSAAPAVLPAPEPTPGAPRPRRPQGGGRSGSRWVAVAFAAPLLVYLLVFYAYPLIRSIDLSVHDYNVRAFVQGNAEFVGLKNYIDVFTSPLFGQASWNTVVFVFGSLIFQYALGLALAVFFRGSFRLNGILRALFLVPWLLPLIVSGSAWSWMLNSDNGIVNAFCRLSASVRSTG from the coding sequence ATGATGACACTCTCCGCGGCGCCGGCTGTACTGCCGGCTCCCGAGCCCACGCCGGGCGCCCCTCGCCCCCGGCGTCCACAGGGCGGCGGACGTAGCGGCTCTCGATGGGTGGCGGTCGCGTTCGCGGCACCGCTGCTGGTCTACCTGCTCGTGTTCTACGCGTATCCGCTGATCCGCAGCATCGACCTCAGCGTCCACGACTACAACGTGCGAGCTTTTGTGCAGGGAAACGCCGAATTCGTCGGGCTGAAGAATTACATCGACGTCTTCACCTCGCCGCTGTTTGGGCAGGCGTCCTGGAACACCGTCGTCTTCGTTTTCGGCTCGCTGATCTTCCAATATGCGCTCGGGCTTGCGCTGGCGGTCTTTTTCCGCGGCAGTTTCCGCCTGAACGGCATCCTCCGAGCACTCTTCCTCGTGCCGTGGCTCTTGCCCCTGATCGTCTCGGGCTCTGCGTGGTCGTGGATGCTCAACAGCGACAACGGCATCGTCAACGCGTTTTGCAGACTTTCGGCATCGGTCAGATCAACTGGCTGA
- a CDS encoding serine hydrolase, which yields MSSSNQGRIRVVAVSMAAALTLGITACTAGATAEPSSSTGLAVALGEAPNQDVVDLYTDRDTAVSAAVDALPQLIEKALDQTGVPGAQVAVVSNGEVVFEEGYGVRDVTTQEPVDVGTVFQIASLSKPLSSSVVAKAITDDPALSWDDPVKDYLPDFALSDPYVTGHGKIADFFSHRTGIPTGAGDDLEDIGFDSDYILAHLNQVPLASFRDTYQYSNFGLTVGGEAVAASRGQTWAQTAQDLLFEPLGMTSTTTLHDNYLAADDRAAMHARTGDGQYEQLFDRDADAEAPAGGVASTAGDIAKWMTMVLADGEVGGAEFIDPLVLAQTYSAHSITGGDAQNLSSRTSHYGFGTNVGSTVTGRVSISHSGAFGWGAATNATMIPDLNLGIVVLTNGAPSGVPEAIVSEFVDLIQFGAETRPWLDLWPSVFAHFSDPAGDLVGEEAPTDAAPAGAAGDYVGTYTSPYFGDFVVTEENGVLTGALGPDGGYTFELDPWDGDTLSFVPTGENALPGSLSSAVFVRDGERISGVTLTYFNKFPAPGQEPNGLGVFTRTD from the coding sequence ATGAGCAGCAGCAACCAGGGCCGTATCCGTGTTGTCGCCGTGTCGATGGCGGCAGCACTCACTCTGGGAATCACGGCATGCACCGCAGGCGCGACCGCTGAACCGTCGTCCTCGACAGGTCTCGCCGTCGCCCTCGGCGAAGCGCCCAACCAGGACGTCGTCGATCTCTACACGGATCGCGACACGGCCGTGTCCGCGGCCGTCGATGCGCTCCCCCAGCTCATCGAGAAGGCCCTCGACCAAACCGGAGTGCCCGGCGCGCAAGTCGCGGTCGTCTCGAACGGAGAGGTCGTGTTCGAAGAGGGATACGGCGTGCGGGACGTGACGACGCAGGAGCCCGTGGACGTCGGCACAGTGTTTCAGATCGCCTCGTTGTCCAAGCCCCTCTCGTCGAGCGTTGTGGCCAAAGCGATCACCGACGACCCTGCTCTGTCCTGGGACGATCCGGTCAAGGATTACCTCCCCGACTTCGCGCTGAGCGATCCATACGTGACCGGCCATGGCAAGATCGCTGACTTCTTCTCGCACCGCACCGGCATTCCCACCGGTGCGGGCGATGACCTCGAAGACATCGGCTTCGATTCCGACTACATCCTGGCTCACCTGAACCAGGTTCCCCTAGCCTCGTTCCGCGACACCTATCAGTACTCCAACTTCGGCCTGACGGTGGGCGGCGAGGCTGTCGCGGCGTCGCGCGGGCAAACGTGGGCGCAGACCGCGCAGGACCTGTTGTTCGAGCCGCTCGGAATGACGTCGACGACCACCCTCCATGACAACTATCTCGCCGCAGACGATCGCGCGGCCATGCACGCGCGCACCGGAGACGGCCAGTACGAGCAGCTGTTCGACCGTGACGCTGATGCCGAGGCTCCGGCCGGCGGTGTTGCCTCAACTGCCGGCGACATTGCGAAGTGGATGACGATGGTGCTGGCCGACGGGGAGGTGGGCGGAGCCGAATTCATCGACCCGCTCGTGCTGGCACAGACCTATTCCGCACATTCGATCACCGGCGGCGACGCCCAGAACCTCTCGTCGCGCACATCGCACTACGGCTTCGGCACGAACGTGGGCTCCACCGTAACCGGCCGCGTCAGCATCAGCCACTCCGGTGCATTCGGGTGGGGTGCCGCCACCAATGCCACGATGATCCCCGATCTGAACCTCGGGATCGTCGTGCTCACGAACGGAGCGCCGTCGGGAGTTCCGGAAGCGATCGTGTCGGAGTTCGTCGACCTCATTCAGTTCGGTGCGGAGACGCGACCCTGGTTGGACCTCTGGCCCAGCGTCTTCGCGCATTTCTCCGACCCGGCGGGTGACCTCGTCGGCGAGGAGGCTCCCACAGATGCCGCACCGGCAGGTGCGGCCGGAGACTACGTCGGCACATACACGAGCCCCTACTTCGGCGACTTCGTGGTGACCGAGGAGAACGGCGTACTCACCGGCGCGCTCGGCCCGGACGGTGGCTACACGTTCGAGCTCGATCCGTGGGACGGCGACACGTTGTCGTTCGTGCCGACCGGTGAGAATGCACTTCCCGGTTCGCTGTCGTCCGCGGTCTTCGTGCGCGACGGCGAACGGATCAGCGGTGTCACCCTGACGTACTTCAACAAATTCCCCGCGCCCGGTCAGGAGCCGAACGGGCTCGGCGTCTTCACCCGCACCGACTGA
- a CDS encoding carbohydrate ABC transporter permease, with amino-acid sequence MQTFGIGQINWLTSPDTSLIAVIIANIWLGIPFNLVILYSGLQNISADLYEAASLDGAGPWRQFWSITFPLLRPVSAITLLLGLVYTLKVVDIIWIMTSGGPANSTTTLAIWSYREAFGTGQPDLSPAAAVGNILIVIALIFGFVYLRMQRRQENS; translated from the coding sequence TTGCAGACTTTCGGCATCGGTCAGATCAACTGGCTGACATCGCCCGACACGTCACTCATCGCCGTCATCATCGCCAACATCTGGTTGGGAATTCCCTTCAACCTCGTCATCCTCTACTCCGGCCTGCAGAACATCTCCGCCGATCTGTACGAAGCGGCATCCCTGGACGGTGCGGGACCATGGCGTCAGTTCTGGAGCATCACCTTCCCGCTCCTTCGCCCGGTGTCGGCGATCACCCTGCTCTTAGGTCTTGTCTACACCTTGAAGGTGGTCGACATCATTTGGATCATGACCAGTGGTGGTCCGGCGAACTCCACCACCACACTGGCGATCTGGTCGTACCGTGAAGCCTTCGGAACCGGCCAGCCCGATCTCTCGCCCGCGGCCGCCGTGGGCAACATCCTCATCGTTATCGCGCTGATCTTCGGGTTCGTCTACCTCAGGATGCAGCGACGTCAGGAGAACTCATGA
- a CDS encoding alpha/beta fold hydrolase, translating into MVVVHHHTVSVDGLDVFYREAGPVDAPVLLLLHGYPSSSHMFRHLIPALADRYRVIAPDHIGFGRSSAPSADKFEYSFAALAQVTGRFLETIGVTRYTIYVQDYGAPIGWRLALADPTAVTGVISQNGNVYEEGFVPSFWDAIWADAAERTNETRDALRPALSRTAVEWQYTHGVPDPTTIDPDAWEHDLALLSRPGQDRIQLDLFRDYASNRELYPAVHQWLRSSRVPVLAIWGRNDEIFAPAGAQAFRHDSSTARIELVDGGHFLLESDLGLVVTAIREWRDTAY; encoded by the coding sequence GTGGTCGTCCATCATCACACCGTCTCTGTCGACGGGCTTGACGTGTTCTACCGAGAGGCCGGGCCGGTTGACGCACCCGTTCTGCTACTCCTGCACGGGTACCCGTCCAGTTCTCATATGTTCCGCCATCTCATTCCGGCGTTGGCTGATCGCTACCGTGTCATCGCGCCCGACCACATCGGCTTCGGGCGGTCGTCCGCTCCGTCTGCGGACAAGTTCGAGTACTCCTTCGCGGCCCTCGCACAGGTGACGGGACGTTTTCTCGAGACCATCGGTGTGACCCGGTACACGATCTACGTGCAGGACTACGGCGCCCCCATCGGCTGGCGCCTGGCCCTCGCGGATCCCACTGCTGTCACCGGCGTGATCTCCCAGAACGGCAACGTTTATGAAGAAGGCTTCGTGCCCAGCTTCTGGGATGCGATCTGGGCCGACGCCGCCGAGCGAACGAACGAGACGCGCGATGCTCTCCGCCCCGCCCTGAGCCGCACGGCGGTCGAATGGCAGTACACCCACGGCGTGCCCGACCCGACGACCATCGACCCGGATGCCTGGGAGCATGACCTCGCCCTGTTGAGCCGTCCCGGCCAGGACCGTATTCAACTCGACCTGTTCCGCGATTACGCCAGCAACCGTGAGCTGTATCCGGCGGTGCATCAGTGGCTGCGATCCTCGCGGGTGCCGGTGCTCGCGATCTGGGGCCGGAACGACGAAATCTTCGCCCCGGCAGGTGCTCAGGCGTTCCGACACGATTCGTCGACGGCGCGTATCGAGCTCGTTGACGGCGGTCACTTCCTCCTCGAATCCGACCTCGGGCTGGTCGTCACGGCCATCCGGGAGTGGCGCGACACCGCCTACTAA
- a CDS encoding carbohydrate ABC transporter permease translates to MTARRPAWKTALGVVFTALMLFPVYWMINVSFTKTEDLRLSPPHLFPVDPTLDGYAEVLRQQLPNLGTSLLIGLGCVALTVIIAAPAAYAISLLNLRGGHTLNFVLLVAQMIPGVVMAMGFYAIYVRLGLLNSVWGLILADSTVAVPFGVLLFTAFMSGLPRELLQAARMDGANAWRTFTAVVMPLSRNSAITVALFAFLWAWSDFVFASTLARNSALKPVTLGIYSYIGNNTTQWNAIMATAVVASIPAAILLIVAQRYVAAGVTAGAVKD, encoded by the coding sequence ATGACCGCCCGCCGGCCCGCGTGGAAGACGGCGCTCGGCGTCGTCTTCACCGCTCTGATGCTGTTCCCGGTCTACTGGATGATCAACGTGTCGTTCACGAAGACCGAGGACCTGCGGCTCAGCCCGCCCCACCTCTTCCCCGTTGATCCGACCCTCGACGGTTACGCCGAGGTGCTGCGGCAGCAACTGCCGAACCTCGGCACCAGCTTGCTCATCGGGCTGGGTTGCGTGGCCTTGACCGTGATCATCGCGGCTCCGGCCGCCTACGCGATCTCGCTGTTGAACCTGCGAGGCGGCCACACCCTCAACTTCGTGTTGTTGGTGGCGCAGATGATCCCCGGCGTCGTGATGGCGATGGGCTTCTACGCCATCTACGTGAGACTGGGCCTCCTGAACAGCGTGTGGGGACTGATCCTCGCCGACTCGACGGTCGCCGTTCCCTTCGGCGTGCTGCTGTTCACCGCCTTCATGAGCGGTCTGCCGCGGGAGCTGCTCCAGGCGGCGCGAATGGACGGTGCCAATGCGTGGCGCACCTTCACCGCTGTCGTGATGCCGCTCAGCCGCAACTCCGCGATCACGGTCGCACTGTTCGCCTTCCTCTGGGCATGGTCGGACTTCGTCTTTGCCTCGACCCTGGCCCGAAACTCGGCGTTGAAGCCGGTCACCCTGGGGATCTATTCGTACATCGGCAACAACACCACCCAATGGAACGCCATCATGGCCACCGCCGTCGTGGCCTCCATCCCGGCCGCGATTCTGCTCATCGTCGCCCAGCGCTACGTAGCCGCCGGCGTCACCGCCGGCGCAGTGAAGGATTGA
- a CDS encoding extracellular solute-binding protein, producing MLSTAFKKPIAIAVAAIALGALAGCSSAGDAASTDAAGGTYTWWDPYPQHEEGSDWANRVQACGTDAGVTIQRTAYDTTSLTNQALLAAQEGTSPDVILLDNPAVSTLADTGMLTTTDELGLDTSAVDGNLLAAGELDSKDYGVPVGANTLALYYNADILTAAGVDPASITSWAALTDALAKVTAAGNKGITFAGINTEEGSFQFLPWFWGSGADLTELDSAEAVSALTLWTDWVDKGYAPQSVIGNSQNTSWEEFITGNFAFAENGTWQVNSAAEQSFATGVIELPAVDSGIAPAPTGGEFITAPVQKDTARYETTKKIVDCMTTPDGFVETANTFAYYIPPTSDGQDQLLEEHPELDTWVSAVKAAKGRTSDNLGTNYPLISEQLWTAVQSALSGASSPQDALAAAQKAALSTTDGK from the coding sequence ATGTTGAGCACCGCGTTTAAAAAGCCCATCGCCATCGCCGTCGCCGCTATCGCGCTCGGAGCCCTCGCGGGCTGCTCCAGCGCGGGGGATGCCGCGTCGACTGATGCAGCAGGGGGCACCTACACCTGGTGGGACCCGTATCCCCAGCACGAGGAGGGCTCCGACTGGGCCAACCGGGTGCAGGCCTGTGGCACGGATGCCGGAGTCACCATCCAACGCACCGCCTACGACACGACATCGCTGACGAATCAGGCGCTGCTCGCCGCGCAGGAAGGCACCTCTCCGGATGTCATCCTGCTCGACAACCCTGCTGTCTCCACGCTCGCCGACACCGGGATGCTGACCACCACCGACGAACTCGGGCTGGACACATCGGCCGTCGACGGCAACCTGCTGGCCGCGGGGGAGCTCGACAGCAAGGACTACGGAGTGCCGGTCGGCGCCAACACGCTCGCCCTGTACTACAACGCCGACATCCTGACGGCTGCCGGAGTCGATCCCGCCAGCATCACGAGCTGGGCGGCGCTGACCGATGCCCTCGCCAAGGTCACTGCAGCCGGCAACAAGGGCATCACCTTCGCGGGCATCAACACCGAAGAGGGATCCTTTCAGTTCCTGCCCTGGTTCTGGGGCTCCGGCGCAGATCTGACCGAGTTGGATTCCGCCGAGGCTGTCAGCGCTCTGACGCTCTGGACGGACTGGGTCGACAAGGGCTACGCCCCGCAGTCGGTGATCGGCAACTCGCAGAACACCAGCTGGGAGGAGTTCATCACCGGCAATTTCGCCTTCGCCGAGAACGGCACGTGGCAGGTCAACAGCGCCGCCGAGCAGTCCTTCGCCACCGGCGTGATCGAACTGCCCGCCGTCGATTCCGGGATTGCTCCTGCCCCGACTGGAGGAGAGTTCATCACCGCACCGGTGCAGAAGGACACCGCACGCTACGAGACGACGAAGAAGATCGTTGACTGCATGACGACCCCGGACGGCTTCGTCGAAACGGCCAACACCTTCGCCTACTACATCCCGCCGACCAGCGACGGTCAAGACCAGCTGCTTGAAGAGCACCCGGAGCTCGACACCTGGGTTTCGGCCGTCAAGGCTGCGAAGGGCCGCACCAGCGACAACCTGGGAACCAACTACCCGCTGATCTCCGAGCAGCTGTGGACCGCGGTTCAGAGCGCCCTCTCGGGTGCGTCATCGCCCCAGGACGCGCTGGCCGCCGCTCAGAAGGCGGCCCTGTCGACGACCGACGGAAAGTAA
- a CDS encoding glycoside hydrolase family 127 protein, whose product MAGPVEPATSTRHGVGVADVSLNPAGFWGRRQAVNAKATLGHCLDWMERLGWIENFDRVARSETTVTRPGWQFSDSEIYKLLEAMAWELGRSPDPALTAAFETLVGRVGAAQDDDGYVNTAHGHPGLPSRYSDMAMGHELYNTGHLLQAAVARLRTGHDDRLVHIARRAADQVCEEFGADGRNELCGHPEIEVALVEAGRAFGEPRYLEQARLFIERRGHGTLPVRPLLSAEYFQDDIPVREATVLRGHAVRALYLASGALDVATETGDQELGDAVTRQWENTVARRTYLTGGMGSRHQDEGFGDDWELPADRAYCETCAGVGSVMLAWRLYLVTGDSRYPDLIERTLFNVVATSPSEDGKSFFYANPLHQREPGASASDGVNNRAEGGVRAPWFDVSCCPTNVARTISSLGSYVAAIDNGGIVVLQYAAGEIRAGGFVLQVDTRYPDEGTVRVRVLTAPTAESRLRLRIPGWADTATLALNSDDAIGVAPGWADIRRTFEPGDEVILELPLAPRLTWPDARIDAVRDTVAVERGPLVLCVESTDLPSDVRIEEVWIQPDLGLTAHADGAQAHGTVAAKSPGTGPLPFGPTRPHSLDSRPVELTFVPYHRWAERGPATMRIFLPVASTTD is encoded by the coding sequence ATGGCTGGCCCGGTGGAACCCGCGACGAGCACCCGCCACGGGGTCGGCGTCGCCGACGTGAGCCTGAACCCCGCGGGTTTCTGGGGTCGTCGTCAAGCGGTCAATGCCAAAGCCACCCTGGGACACTGCCTGGACTGGATGGAGCGCCTGGGCTGGATCGAGAACTTCGATCGTGTCGCGCGTAGTGAGACCACGGTGACCCGGCCCGGATGGCAGTTCTCGGATTCGGAGATCTACAAGCTGCTCGAGGCCATGGCGTGGGAGCTCGGCCGAAGCCCTGACCCGGCGCTGACCGCCGCATTCGAGACCCTGGTGGGGCGGGTCGGCGCGGCCCAAGACGACGATGGTTATGTGAACACGGCGCACGGACATCCGGGGCTGCCGTCACGGTACTCGGACATGGCGATGGGCCACGAGCTCTACAACACCGGCCATCTGCTGCAGGCCGCCGTGGCACGACTGCGCACCGGGCACGACGATCGACTCGTTCACATCGCACGACGAGCCGCCGACCAGGTCTGCGAGGAATTCGGGGCCGACGGCCGCAACGAGCTCTGCGGTCACCCCGAAATCGAGGTGGCCCTCGTGGAAGCGGGACGCGCGTTCGGCGAACCTCGATACCTCGAGCAGGCCCGCCTGTTCATCGAAAGGCGCGGACACGGCACGCTCCCGGTCCGGCCGCTCCTGTCGGCCGAGTACTTCCAAGACGACATCCCCGTGCGGGAGGCCACCGTGCTGCGCGGGCACGCCGTGCGAGCCCTCTACCTTGCGTCCGGAGCCCTCGACGTGGCCACCGAGACCGGTGATCAGGAGCTGGGCGACGCCGTCACCCGGCAATGGGAGAACACGGTCGCCCGCCGCACCTACCTGACTGGAGGCATGGGTTCACGGCACCAGGATGAAGGCTTCGGCGACGATTGGGAGCTGCCGGCCGACCGTGCTTACTGCGAGACCTGCGCCGGGGTCGGTTCGGTCATGCTCGCCTGGCGGCTGTACCTGGTGACGGGCGACTCTCGCTACCCAGATCTCATCGAGCGGACCCTGTTCAATGTCGTGGCCACGTCGCCCAGCGAGGACGGCAAATCGTTCTTCTACGCCAATCCGCTGCACCAGCGAGAGCCTGGCGCGAGCGCAAGCGACGGAGTCAACAACCGGGCGGAGGGCGGGGTGCGCGCGCCGTGGTTCGACGTCTCGTGCTGCCCCACCAACGTCGCCCGCACTATTTCATCGCTGGGCTCGTACGTCGCTGCCATCGACAACGGCGGGATCGTGGTGCTCCAGTACGCTGCCGGCGAAATCCGAGCGGGCGGTTTCGTGCTGCAGGTGGACACCCGGTACCCCGATGAGGGCACGGTGCGCGTGCGAGTCCTCACTGCGCCCACGGCCGAGTCCCGACTTCGGCTACGAATTCCCGGCTGGGCCGACACTGCGACACTGGCGTTGAACAGCGACGACGCGATCGGCGTCGCGCCCGGGTGGGCCGACATCCGACGCACGTTCGAACCAGGCGATGAGGTCATTCTGGAGTTGCCCCTCGCTCCGCGGCTCACGTGGCCAGATGCCCGCATCGACGCCGTGCGCGACACGGTCGCCGTGGAACGGGGACCTCTCGTGCTGTGCGTGGAATCGACGGATCTACCCTCGGATGTACGCATCGAGGAGGTGTGGATTCAGCCCGATCTCGGGCTGACCGCGCACGCCGACGGGGCTCAGGCCCACGGCACTGTTGCCGCGAAATCGCCGGGAACCGGGCCGCTTCCCTTCGGCCCGACCCGGCCACACAGCTTAGATTCGAGGCCGGTTGAGCTCACATTCGTGCCCTACCACCGGTGGGCCGAGCGCGGCCCGGCCACGATGCGCATCTTCCTCCCGGTGGCCTCCACCACCGATTGA
- a CDS encoding LacI family DNA-binding transcriptional regulator has translation MATIGDVARVAGVSRSTASYALSGKRSISAEVREKVEQAVRSLDYTPNAGARALATSHTKVIGLLARFLEDEFAPAMLQYILGVTNRARECGYDTLLLTDEDGVSALRRISDSRMVDGFILLNVAENDDRLGILRDAAQPGALVGLPGDPSGIDVFDLDFAAAGRLMVETLHALGHRSLILVSQPEHVLERGGAYVSRLANSAQDRAAELGVELHHHFAPSSQPQIGSELARLLDAHPSATGLLLNNEAAAAALPSVLHARGLSAPADISVIGRYSDDFARTFSLPYTAIDSAADDLGRRAVERLISRIESTSDAATPIVDLLTPRIDDRGSTGLPPTRH, from the coding sequence ATGGCAACAATCGGAGACGTGGCCCGTGTCGCGGGCGTGTCACGGAGCACCGCGTCTTACGCGCTTTCCGGCAAACGATCCATTTCCGCTGAGGTGCGCGAAAAGGTCGAGCAGGCCGTGCGCAGTCTGGACTACACACCGAACGCCGGAGCGCGCGCGCTGGCGACATCGCACACCAAGGTGATCGGCCTACTGGCTCGGTTCCTCGAAGACGAATTCGCACCGGCGATGCTGCAGTACATTCTCGGCGTCACCAATCGTGCACGGGAGTGCGGCTACGACACCCTTCTGCTCACGGATGAGGATGGCGTCTCAGCGCTTCGGCGTATCTCGGATTCACGGATGGTCGACGGCTTCATTCTGCTCAACGTCGCCGAGAACGACGACCGGCTCGGCATCCTTCGCGATGCTGCGCAACCGGGCGCCCTGGTCGGTCTGCCCGGCGACCCGAGCGGCATCGACGTCTTCGACCTCGACTTCGCGGCCGCGGGGCGCCTGATGGTTGAGACGCTGCACGCGCTGGGGCACCGGAGCCTCATCCTGGTCTCCCAGCCCGAGCACGTGCTCGAGCGTGGAGGCGCTTACGTGTCACGGCTGGCAAATTCCGCGCAGGATCGGGCGGCCGAACTCGGGGTGGAACTCCACCATCACTTTGCGCCATCGAGCCAGCCGCAGATCGGGTCGGAACTGGCCCGACTTCTCGACGCTCACCCCAGCGCCACCGGTCTGCTGCTGAACAATGAGGCTGCGGCAGCGGCACTGCCGAGCGTGCTGCACGCCCGAGGCTTGTCGGCCCCGGCAGACATCTCTGTCATCGGTCGTTATTCCGACGATTTCGCCCGCACCTTCTCGCTTCCCTACACCGCCATCGACAGCGCCGCAGACGACCTCGGGCGGCGGGCTGTCGAGCGCCTCATCTCCCGCATCGAAAGCACCTCCGATGCGGCCACACCGATCGTCGATTTGCTCACACCACGCATCGACGACCGCGGCAGTACCGGCCTACCGCCGACCCGTCACTGA